The sequence ctgtagCTATATGACACGCCCTCTTACAATTGCATGCTTTCattcacacacgcccacacacactgcacaccacacacactacacacaggAGGAGAATTTCAGTGCCGTGTTTATTGCTCTGGACAAGTTCTTCCTCACCGTCTTTACCCTCGAGATATTAATCAAGTGGTACCATGATTTCATTGGCTTCTGGAAAGTTGCTTGGAACTTATTTGACTTTGTCATCGTCTCTTTCTCCCTCATCGGGCCCAGTGAGTGAGCCCCtgtaattggccgccctctagAGAGAGCCTCTATAATTAGCCTCCCTCTATAGATGTACAAACACGTAAAGTATGGATTCTGATGACTGCATTCACTTCACTTGAAATGCACGTATATAGGTAATGTGTAGATAAATTCACTTCCTGTCTACAGTGCAACTTTACATTGTAAACACTAATTAGATTGGAGAGAGGGAAGCAGGGCACAGTCAACTAAACATTTGACCAAATACCTAAACACTTTAACAGAAGTCAAccactatagctgcatgtatgtacacagtagCACACAAAATACgggaattggaggaacaaagaacgAAAGAagttctttattcctccaatttgTATATCATGCTTGCCTCCTATTCTCGCATTTCCTCTCTTGCACAGGGCTCACATTCCTGAGTGGCACTCGCTTGCTCACCATCCTCCGTGTACTCCGAGCCCTCCGCTCCCTACGCAGTATCAGTGCCCTGAGGGGACTCCGAGTGGTCGTACAGACGGTCATATACTCCCTCCCGGACATGGCCAATATCGTAGCCCTGTTACTCATCTTCATGTTCTTATTTGCCATCCTAGGGCAGTCTTTCTTTGGAGATAACTGTAAAAGGAATTTCGGTTCTCTAGGAACAAGTGAGTTGTGTTGTAGCGTGGGCATGGGGAGATAATTTGTTAAGTTAATTGATTAACAGACTGTGTGTCTGGTAGATATTGTTGGGTGTGAGTGAGGTGATGGTAACTTCCATCTGTTGTTGATTATTGATGTGTCGAGTGGTCAATGTTGGCAGTCATCTCGCCATATGTGTGTGGATGATGTCGTAGCTTGTCATGATTAGTCGGCTAATTAAAATTGGATAACAATACACAATCCACCTAGTGATTACCCATACAAAcatgtctaactattatatgtTTGTTTCCCCTCAGGACAGtggacacagcacacatagAGCCCatattacatacatacagtacattaggTGCCTTTGAAAacccgtaatttgtgttcagatcgATTGTCCAATTTTGGAACTAATAATTCTGTATGTGTAACTGATGACTCcactccccctccctccagcCATGTTCtcactgtttgtgtgtgtgacccAGGACGGTTGGGTGAACATATTCAGGGAACTGAATGCTTGCGGCAACGCTGTCCTGGGGGCTATCTATCTCCTTATCTTCATCACTATAGGAGCTTTTGTGTTTGCTAACCTCGTAGTCGCAGTAGTCGTCACTAACCTGGTAAGCAAGCTACACTGgttcaactacatgtatacgtacaaaGATACATTTATTCTATAGAGCtcaaacaaaaaacaaaagtgATGAAATTTTTATTGGCACTTTTTGTAGTTGAAATAATAGGTTAATCAACCAtcttataatataatataatatataataatatacgtAATGTTACGAACATTTCGATATAGACCAACTTTAACGAACAAGTTTGTGTTTGTTGAATATGTCATCATGCATTGCTGTTCACAGGAGTGGTCCATAGCCGAGCAGAGGAAGCTGGAGGCCAAACCTCCCGTGACCCCACCCTCCAAGATAGAGACCGTGGACCCGGAGGACTGCAAGCTGACCAGAGAACAGGAATCTCTCCAATTACCTGTACGTCCGTAATATTGTAATTCTAACCTTGTCCGTAGAattcttataataattattatggtacgggtgtacatgtacatatcgtatagcgggtatatttcgaaggTATGCAACTTTCGTGGAATAACAGCCTTTCTTGCAagtgatattaattttgtgggtataaatgtttgccgTTCAGCGAAAActacgaacatttataccctcgaaatatacccgctatacgatatagactataataatgaCCTATTAATTGCTATTTTAATACCCTCTCAATTTTAACCGTGTCCACgaatatacatacacaatcAGGTTTTCTAATTTCCTTCAATGTAGCAAATGAATGGGCTCAAGTTAGAGAAACTGGAGAACTATTTTCTCGTTCTGTCAGCTCAAGAGGACAACCTGTCAGAGTTTACGAGACTGCAGCAGCAGATCATTGAGGCACGTGTATATATGGACAAACTCTTAGTTCATGCTGTACAGCCATAGCTCTAAATTAAACTACTAATTTAGAATGGATCTGCCCGGCCACACCACGCTGCATGGTCGATGGTGGtagttggtactaaccacctcttaggcctagtttaTTACATGCAAAAATGAATTTGTGAGATTGAGAAATAGCCATCACCTGAACACAGTCATgcttttagcctcgattccaggccgcattaaaatacgtattttaatcggcctggaatcgaggctatcatGCTTTAGGCTATTTTAGGGGAAGTCtgaatattatatatactggtaAAACAAGTAAGCAattattttgtgattttctaCGTTAAATCAGGTGTATAATGACGTACTTCTCCTCCCAGATTCATCAGGAGGTCAAGGCCTTGACAATACTTGCCGATGATGCGAGTGATGATGAGCTCAGTGGTATGGCTAGTCACGCCTCTTCATCCtcaccaccgcccacacacacccgcaGACGACGATTCAACAGTTTGGTATGTCCATCGATCCtagcccacacacacacatacataaacattttaaCTGTGCTACTCCTCACAtatatgcacatacatgtattagttattgcccgcACGAGTGCAACTTGCCAAATAGCTAGTAAAcacagtgcaacatgccatatatcaCACTGCATATGCCATggcaaccatatattgcactgtgtTTAAATACAGTGCAATATATGTGCCATGCAAGTAATGCAACCTCTCATATATATATCACTGGAATGCTTTTATCTCTATATAAAAATGGAAcgttggttataattataaataattatgagcttgcTTGTAAATGTGTATACTCttaaacagtataattatataattataatacactcagcatccccccccacacaacacacacacacacacacacgcccacacacagatGCCTGGCGATGCTATCTCTGACCTGATCTTGATGAACCGTGCGAACCCTGTGGCCTCGTCACACAATCGATCCCTCCGTCAGATGATCTCCACTTTAGCCACTGCCGAGGCACGAcgcaacacccactcacaacCCCACAACGCCCACTCATTGTCCTCCTCCATCATACAGGCAAACGCCCACTCTAGTGACAGGTCACTGAGACCAGAGTCAAATTGATTGTGTGTATAAAACGTCCATATATTCCTTGCCAtcaaaatattattatttatcTTATAATCATATTATTCAAATTAATTCATCAGACTATCTATCAATTAAATATCacttattaattattatcagtTTCTGTAATAATATTTTATATAATGACATATTGAACAACTGTGAAGTGATAATGCTGCCAAAGTTTTGTTATGTTAGTCCACTAATCCGTAATGCTgctgttgacctctgacctctacTCCTCCGCCCACTCAATTGCCCACCCACCACCAATGGAAGGGTTGTCAAGAACGAGAGGAGGTGACGAGGAAGAGGAAGCTCCTTTAATCTCCTCCTATTACGAGCCCCAAGGCTACGTCGAACAACCACCCGACAGAGGTGCTGTAGAGACCACACCttgcctgcatgtgtgtgtgtgtgtgtgtgaggggtgggggtggtgtgtgattATTATGCAGCTATAATCATAGTAGCTGCAAAGTCTGCAAAATCTAAGATTCTCCGTGTCcttataaaaataataataagctCTTGAATGGTTGACATGTACGAGAGGTGTCACTCACGATGTAATGGACACCATGGCTCTATTGTACTAATTGAGGTCACTACCTGTGACGCCATACATCTACACAATAAAGCAATTATCTAACAATTACTGTGTGAGCCAAATCTTGTTTTGAGTTACACAGATGGCTTCACCCACCGACAGCTTCTGAGACGAGGCCATGACAGACGTGAACACTCTCCGCTAGTCGTACCACGTCCAGGGTGTCGGTCACATGACCTGCGTTGTGCACACTGCCACCGTGCCATAGCAATAGTTGCGTAGCGTCTTTATTGGCGTGTATGACGGCCTGGTGTAGTGGGGTGAGGGACTCATGGTCCAGAGCATTGACATTAGCTCCAGAGTCTAACAGGAGTAGCATGATGTCCAGATGTCCTCGACttgtgcactgtgtgtgtgtgtgtgtgtgtgtgggttggaGGGTaaaagtgtgtgtggtgggggggtggagtgtgtgtgtggtggggggtggggtggagtgtgtgtgtggtgggggggtggagtgtgtgtgtgtgtgtgtgtgtgtggtgggtgggagtggagtgtgtgtggatgcTCTAGCTGCATAggttgtaattattattgtgtgcaaTGGGCTAGTGATTAGTGCAACAGTTAGTGTTCTGGTAATTCACTTATAATAGCGTGTGTTCACTTAGAGACAATAGGACTAGTcagtggtacatgtacaacaatgtGTCAGGGTGTGGTGGGTACATTGCATCAGTCTCCTAATCAGGATAATGGCAACCGTTCCATTGTGTGTGCGCAATGCATCAAGCATACTCTATCCCAATCTTCCATTCACCATTAGAGCCCAGCCGTACCAATTAAGACATTTGAACACTAAACAGCTTTCGGGCCCATTCGCGACTTCTAATAATTTCAAATATTCATTCTTCGCAGATACTATAACCATATGGAATAAATTAGGTTTTGACACGGACGGTATATCTCTTGCATTCTTTAAATATCAGTTACTGTAGTTTAATTAAGTGTAATTTACATGTTCTGTTGTAGATTGTTTTCTGTGTAGGTAACTGATTTGAATTAGCTACTATTTTACTATTTTCTGTTACCTTTGCTGTATGCATAAATTTgtttaataaaaaaaaaaaaagaaaaaaaaaagtaTGTTATGATACCaacccacaccctcacagccatcacacacccctcacaccctcgTCTctccaccctcacagccatcacacccCCTCGTctctccacaccctcacacctccaccccctcacctggTGTAGTGGTGTCTCCCTCCACGTGTTGAGTGCATGGATATCAGCTCCTCTCAACAACAACATGAGAGCTTCATTGTAATCACCACGGAAACAAGCTGCATGAAGTGGAGTGTTCTGGTCCTGAGCATAACTAGTGGGCACTCTGTTAGGAGGCAGTGGTCTCACTGGAACCCCCATCGCCATCTCAGCTAGCTCTCCTTGATCCTGGCCTTCTGTTTCCCCTTCTTGAGCTGGGGATTTCCCTCACTTTAGGGATTTCCCCTTATCTTTTATAGAACACCCCACGTGGCTGGCTACAAGAGAATGGCTACCAAGAGACGTGCTGAAAATGGCGATCCTCCATCAGAGGAGAGCGACTTGCTCACCATACGACCTCTGtgagtgtagtgtgtgtgtgtgtgtggagtgtgtggttGATTGTGTCACGCCCACACAGTGGTGCTGGTCAGGAGGTGGGGCGATCGTGCATCATGCTCGAGTTTAAGAACAAGAAGATCATGGTGAGTCTCATTGTAGTGCCAACAGGGTTAatcacacccacccccacacacacacatgtccacacccccccacacacacaccccccacacacacacgcccaccacACCCCCCATAGCTTGACTGCGGTATTCACCCAGGGCTCAGTGGAATGGACTCTCTACCCTACACTGACATGATCGAAGCTGATGAAATTGATCTACTACTCATAACCcagtacgcccacacacacacttcacacacaaACCACACGCTGTATTTAACCTTTTGATTCCTCTACAGCTTCCACCTTGACCACTGCGGAGCGTTGCCGTGGTTCCTCGAAAAGGTAGTAATAAGTATATAACTACATAGTTAGCACTTCACAGTGTCATAATGTTGCACACCcctacgcccacacacacgcccactcacacactagACCACCTTCAAGGGACGGGTGTTCATGACTCACGCCACTAAGGCTGTGTATCGCTGGCTACTCTCTGATTATGTCAAAGTGAGGTAAGAACTTGTTCAGATGCTCAATTCTCCCTTACTATAATATGATTGTGTATTTCCATAGCAACATATCGTCTGATCAGATGTTGTACACAGAGAAAGATTTGGAGAAATCTATGGACAAAATAGAAACAATCGACTTCCATCAGGTACGCtactcttcacacacacacacacacaccacccccactcctcacacacacacccactccacacacaggaGGTGGACGTGAATGGTGTGAGATTCTGGTGCTACGTTGCCGGGCATGTGTTGGGGGCCGCCATGTTTATGATTGAGATAGCTGGAGTCAAGATTCTGTACACTGGCGACTTCTCTTGTGAAGAGGACAGGCATCTAATGGCTGCCGAGGTTCCTGCTATCAGGCCGGACATTTTGATTTCAgtgagcatgcccagtagtATAATCTAataccctcccacacacacacacacacacacacacacacacacacacacacacacacacacacacacacacacaggagtcCACATTTGGTATCCATGTACACGAGAAACGTGAGACAAGAGAAACACGTTTCACGGCAACCATCCACGATATAGTGACTAGGGGTGGGCGTTGCCTCATCCCTGTGTTTGCGTTAGGGAGGGCCCAAGAGTTGCTGCTTATTCTAGGTGAGCtctccacacctcacacaccctca comes from Halichondria panicea chromosome 3, odHalPani1.1, whole genome shotgun sequence and encodes:
- the LOC135333503 gene encoding cation channel sperm-associated protein 4-like isoform X3 produces the protein MENRFSLVYIGWLIDSALFRVAMLIAIFLNCVVIGVQTDRYLEENFSAVFIALDKFFLTVFTLEILIKWYHDFIGFWKVAWNLFDFVIVSFSLIGPRLTFLSGTRLLTILRVLRALRSLRSISALRGLRVVVQTVIYSLPDMANIVALLLIFMFLFAILGQSFFGDNCKRNFGSLGTTMFSLFVCVTQDGWVNIFRELNACGNAVLGAIYLLIFITIGAFVFANLVVAVVVTNLEWSIAEQRKLEAKPPVTPPSKIETVDPEDCKLTREQESLQLPQMNGLKLEKLENYFLVLSAQEDNLSEFTRLQQQIIEIHQEVKALTILADDASDDELSGMASHASSSSPPPTHTRRRRFNSLMPGDAISDLILMNRANPVASSHNRSLRQMISTLATAEARRNTHSQPHNAHSLSSSIIQANAHSSDRSLRPESN
- the LOC135333503 gene encoding cation channel sperm-associated protein 4-like isoform X1, with amino-acid sequence MVAMFWRKLKNRVRPIGLVNERKPQDCTTTLEQFQDEYEADVSHVKSKLLFLHNSKAENKSVNFHDVVDEDDRSMENRFSLVYIGWLIDSALFRVAMLIAIFLNCVVIGVQTDRYLEENFSAVFIALDKFFLTVFTLEILIKWYHDFIGFWKVAWNLFDFVIVSFSLIGPRLTFLSGTRLLTILRVLRALRSLRSISALRGLRVVVQTVIYSLPDMANIVALLLIFMFLFAILGQSFFGDNCKRNFGSLGTTMFSLFVCVTQDGWVNIFRELNACGNAVLGAIYLLIFITIGAFVFANLVVAVVVTNLEWSIAEQRKLEAKPPVTPPSKIETVDPEDCKLTREQESLQLPQMNGLKLEKLENYFLVLSAQEDNLSEFTRLQQQIIEIHQEVKALTILADDASDDELSGMASHASSSSPPPTHTRRRRFNSLMPGDAISDLILMNRANPVASSHNRSLRQMISTLATAEARRNTHSQPHNAHSLSSSIIQANAHSSDRSLRPESN
- the LOC135333503 gene encoding cation channel sperm-associated protein 4-like isoform X2 — protein: MTWDEYEADVSHVKSKLLFLHNSKAENKSVNFHDVVDEDDRSMENRFSLVYIGWLIDSALFRVAMLIAIFLNCVVIGVQTDRYLEENFSAVFIALDKFFLTVFTLEILIKWYHDFIGFWKVAWNLFDFVIVSFSLIGPRLTFLSGTRLLTILRVLRALRSLRSISALRGLRVVVQTVIYSLPDMANIVALLLIFMFLFAILGQSFFGDNCKRNFGSLGTTMFSLFVCVTQDGWVNIFRELNACGNAVLGAIYLLIFITIGAFVFANLVVAVVVTNLEWSIAEQRKLEAKPPVTPPSKIETVDPEDCKLTREQESLQLPQMNGLKLEKLENYFLVLSAQEDNLSEFTRLQQQIIEIHQEVKALTILADDASDDELSGMASHASSSSPPPTHTRRRRFNSLMPGDAISDLILMNRANPVASSHNRSLRQMISTLATAEARRNTHSQPHNAHSLSSSIIQANAHSSDRSLRPESN
- the LOC135333511 gene encoding uncharacterized protein LOC135333511, which produces MAMGVPVRPLPPNRVPTSYAQDQNTPLHAACFRGDYNEALMLLLRGADIHALNTWRETPLHQCTSRGHLDIMLLLLDSGANVNALDHESLTPLHQAVIHANKDATQLLLWHGGSVHNAGHVTDTLDVVRLAESVHVCHGLVSEAVGKVWSLQHLCRVVVRRSLGARNRRRLKELPLPRHLLSFLTTLPLVVGGQLSGRRSRGQRSTAALRISGLT